DNA sequence from the Nitrospinota bacterium genome:
CTCTTCTAGAGCTTTCATGAAGGATTGTCTTGTTCTAAATTGAATAGCCGCAAACTCAATATGCACAATAAAAGGCCATCCATTTTCGATTGCAACATTTAATGCAGCTTGGACTCGCTCATCATCAGGATAAACAATAACTTCTCCAGCTATATCTCCTTTTTGCGCATGATACATCAGCACTTCAGCAATTGCGTTATACTTCTTGCTTTCACTGCGCTTTTTAAGTTTATTGTAATAATTCTGTTCGTTCCTCTTATATGCACCGCCTTTTGTTCGTATTGCAGCTATAATGCGGCCTGGATAAGCTTCAGCTAATTGTGTGATTTCACGTCCCTTCAGCTTTCCCCTGGCAGCAAGAATTGTTCGATAGACACCTGTCTTGTCCATGCGCTGGATTATGATTTCCAGATTCTCTAATTTATGATCAACCTGGCTATGTGCGTCGATGAAGTAGAGTTCGGATGCGGAAAAAGTATTGTTTGCTAGCGTCAAAACAAATATGCCGATAAGAAATAATAAACAGACAAGGGATCGTGTAGTCTTCATGAGCCAGATCCTCCTATGTTGAAAGGCGCGAGGTAATTAAATTATATAACCAAGCAAAAATCAACCCCCCAATAAGCCCATCCAAAGATGCCCAAACAAGCCCTATAATGCTTCCTACTGGGCTAATACGGTAGCCAATATATAAACGACCAATCAGGGTTGTCTCACCTGTCGCACCACTAAATGCCATAATCCACCATGTAAGAG
Encoded proteins:
- a CDS encoding amidohydrolase family protein, with the protein product MKTTRSLVCLLFLIGIFVLTLANNTFSASELYFIDAHSQVDHKLENLEIIIQRMDKTGVYRTILAARGKLKGREITQLAEAYPGRIIAAIRTKGGAYKRNEQNYYNKLKKRSESKKYNAIAEVLMYHAQKGDIAGEVIVYPDDERVQAALNVAIENGWPFIVHIEFAAIQFRTRQSFMKALEEMLDKHPEHPFALIHMGQLEPNEARNLIEKHKNIYFLTSHADPVTVDISNQPWVNMFEDHAFTPEWKELMIQYSDRFIFAIDNVWAEHWNDYYIEKMEYWGKAISDLPDKVAHAIAHGNAERLWKIPAKGSK
- a CDS encoding bacteriophage holin → MKLNIKAFGLACGIIWGLGLFSLTWWIMAFSGATGETTLIGRLYIGYRISPVGSIIGLVWASLDGLIGGLIFAWLYNLITSRLST